The genomic DNA AATCTGCCAGCATTATTCGATGTTTTGAAATTCTGAGTGCTGTAAATGCACTCGATGTTATTCACAATTTTGGGAAATTTATAACAAAACGAATAAATTTATCACCCTATTCGAAGTGAACTGAACGAATTGCTATGAGAATTACGTTTGTccatttattaaatatttcacatGCGTTACACGTGATTTGTAGTATCTTAAAAATAGCAGCACACTTTAGATAGCTGTACCACGTTCCAAATTCTGTTTGATCTCCGCCGTATGCTCGCCATAGAACCGTTCCAGTTTCTTGTTGAACCGGGCATTCTTCTCGTTAATGTAATCAATATCGGCATCATCGTTGTGGGTTCGTCTACGGGAGAACTTCTTGCGCTTGGCTATCTGCCCTTCCAAATCCTTCACCATGTTGTCGATCGCAGCCGGAGTATCTTTGTGGAGCCCCTGCAGTATAACGTTCGGTCCACCGTAGAACGCATCACCGTACTTCTCCTTCTGCTCTTCGTACTTGACCAAATCTCTGGCCGGCATCGCTTTAACCAACCGACTGTACTGCCGTGCCGTTTGTGCCTCGTAGTCCGAGAAGCCCGGATCTGCGTTCCGTTTCTTGGCCTTCAGCTTGTCGATCCGATCTGCTTCCGCTGCGGACACGTTAAGCATCTTCACCCGATTGTAATCCAGCCCCTTTTCTTCCGCTTCCGTTCGGGCCTTCAGATCGCCCATCAGCCATTCTGCCTGCCGTGTTCTGGCTTCCCAATTTGCTGGCAGCTTCTTGCGCTCGTGTTCCGCGATGACCTCCTGATGGTTGGAGGCGCGAGCTTCGTTACGCTGTGTGTGTAGTTGCTTCAATCGAGCCATCCGCTCGGCTTGCTTCTCGGCAAACGTTTTCGATGAGCTTGCCGCGGTTTCAGCCATTCTGATGATTTTGTTAAGCAAAACAAGATGAAATTCCTACTGCGCTGTTTACTCCAAAACTATTCTTTGTAAACAAAACCAAGGTAACTAATTGTAGAGGTAGGTACTTCCGAAGGTGACATTTGACATTCACCAACAAAATTAACTCACTTGGTCAaagtgttttggttttgttttcgtttaaaaaaacttgttttaatttcaaaacACGTTTGGATGATGTAGAATTGTAATATTTAGTGTATTTGGCCCTAAAATGTAAGAATTATACAGAAATATGATAATTCGCCATTTTTTGACAGCTTAAACGATCACTTGTAGTTTGACAGCACGACAATTGACATAAGAGAGCAGATTTCATTTGAAACGGCAAATATACGAGTGtgttatttgtatttttactGCTTTGCAAGCTTAAAAactaattgaaaataatatcCATTCAAGTTTAAGAAAACTTATCCGTTTAAGAACGCAAAATGGCTCCTAATGTACCCAATCACTGTCCCCATGTCAAAGTACAATCGATCCTAAATGTCAAACAACTCCGTAAAATGGCGAACTATTCATGCTGTTGACTGACCAGTCCAAGAGCTGCATCAATTTAAATGCTATTTCCCTAGAACGCACGAAGGCGAAGCATCGTCAGAAAAATAATAAGCACTGCGTTGTCTGGACGCGTGagatatctttttttttgctttttgtcaAGACACACCGGCCATAGGGTTATTCGTCGGTCAGAAACAACGTTTATATTTTGGCTATAGTTGTGAAGTGTGGTTTTCACCAGACAGCGAAAAGAAACGGtgacgaaaaagaaaacgcgttgtttgtgtgtgcagttTAAAGCTCTCGACGCAGCGGCAGTGAACTAACCCTCGCCAAAAGTGATCCAAGTGACGGTGAATTTACGTGCGTTTGTGTGGCCTTTTTGTCTGGCTGGTTCCGGTGTTTTGAAAACGGTGCGTAAACGTGAAAAAGTTATCAACGAATGGCTGCAAGGGATTAAAATTCCGTACGTCTAAATCCACGATCGTATTCGCATCGATGTGTCTCCGTGCTTTCGGCATACGGCTACTTCCCTTCCAATGGCCCTAAATACTCCCAAGCGCCTTAAGACGGCTGTGCCGCCATGCGCAAACTATttaagcacaccaccaccatcggttAGCATCGGTTCACCGCCACCGATCGAGACACCGTCGTCCGCCGCCGCTAATGGCCAGCAGCTTCAGCTGAACACGTCGGCGCACACGCAACACGCCTCCTggaaccaaaacaacaactggTTCAGTGATGCCACTAGTCCGGCCTCCAGCTGCAGCTCACCGGACGGGCATCAGAACCGTAGCTACGGTGGGCACAACTCCTCTGGGACGCCGCACACCTGGAACACCTCCAGCAGTGGGTCAGCCGAAAAGTCGGAAAACAAACGCGGCCGGCCGCGTTCCGAAGCGCTGACGACGCTCATGGTCGAGGGTTCGATATCGCCGTCCGCTATTAAATGCCGCTTCTGTAATCGAGTTTTTCCGCGAGAAAAATCATTGCAGGCCCatctacgcacacacacaggtacagCGAAATCtctttattttaatgaaaacaaTAATATTTCGACGAATTTGTGAAGCTGGCACAGTTGATCTTCGTGCCACATATCTTACAATTCCCCAACGCTGAATAGTTTGTTCTGCTTACGGAGGGGACaatacaatgttttttttttgcatgctGATCCACTAAAATATATAAAGCTAGGAGAGTGTAAAACATTCCGCGTAATTATCACCTGCTGTAAGGTTGTTTGAATTCTTATGAGGTTTATGAGAAGATTTCATGCTTATGGGACCTTTTTTTGTGGGTCAGGTGATTtcggtaaaataaaacaacagcagaaaaaaacaatgctcCACGGCCGGCACCTGCTTCCAATTTATCGCATTCTTCACCTGGGCTTGTGCGCATTTATCGCTGTTTCTCTACGgcatccttttttcccccccgttTTGTTCAACATTTTTAAGCCGCTGGCTGCGAGCCACCaaaatatagttttttttctccgtctTTTTAATATTGGGGCATAAAGAATTCTCCACCTTGTAATGAGAAGAAAGAGCCTACCCGTCCGAGCAGCATTTTATGAGGATtccccagcatcatcatcatcctcatcgccTACTTTGATGCAATATGCAGCGACAAATATCCTGATGGAAAAATGCCACCTGATTGCACAGGTTCTCGCTCATCACAGCTGGCTCTCTTCAATGGGGCTGTCCTTTCCGTtttgcagtaaaaaaaaaccaacaccacTGCCAGGTGGAACTGGAGAAATGATGCTTCTTCTCGATGTTCCACCGGTGTTCTGTCAGCTCCCCGAAACGTTGTTGTGGGGAGAAAAGTAAGCAATGGATGATGATAATAACGTATGAAAtaatttcctttctttctgctgctgctgatgatgccgacgatgaccggcgatgatgatggtgatcaTCAACAGCACGGGATCACGATCATTTGGTTGGTTCGCTGTTGACGAGCATAGCGAGCGCTATCCCCAGCCCTTACGGGCCCCGCAAAGCAGACCAAAAGAGCGGAATGATTCGCATAATTCCGGGCCCAATACACGCACAATCCGCGGAGGTCGTGTGTCGGATGGTGCAGGAACGCCACCAACAAAACCGAAGGAGAAGAAACTGTTTGCTATTTAAAAGCTTCCACCGAGAGACCGATCATCGCTTCACGCTCGGCAGTTTGGTAacctgtgcgtgtgttggtgcGCAAACGGattacattttttgtttggtgcggAAATCCACAGCAGTGGGTCCACGCACCGGCTACTTGAAagcggtggtggcggtcgGACACACTTCGCTCGAGACATGGTCCACTGGTCCACGATATGGGAGCCGTCAACACAGAGAAACCGACCTGTTGCGCATTGCGTTGCTATGCATTccgtcatgtgtgtgtgtgcctgtgcaTGTGTATTGGCACACACTTATGTTTGCCTGTTTCTTCGGCCGAACGTAGCAAGCAGCGCTTATGTTGCCTTTCTACGCTCTTCGCCACATAGCATATTTaaccacacacagacacacacgtaCTCACACCAAACATTTTAAACCTTCGCCTACTATGGTCCCAGGTGTGTATGTAGTACGCGCCCGATGTATCGGTTGCACGCTGTtcacgcgcacgcacacacagacacatccAGTTGGCTTAGCTTCATTAAATGGCTTAAATAGCAGTTCGGCGTTTCTTTGCCTTCTTCTCATTTATCATCTTTCTTTTTAACCACCTTGCACTTTGCCGTTGTTACttcttccgttttcttttctctttccatGTTTTGcggatttttaatttttcatcgtttttttttagattttctTTGTGTTGTCACATCCTTTTGAATTACTcttactgttttctttcggTTATTTCTACTCGATTCTTAAATTTCCGCTTTGTTTTAGCTGTCCTTTCTTGAATCTTCAAAGCAGCAATCTTCCCTTCTCGCAAGCGGCTCATTGGTCCTTCTTTGCCTCTGGTGTAAGCGCAACATTGATGCACTTGTTCATCCTTTCCCATTTCCAAGGATGCTGAAGCAGCTCAAAAAGCCCGGCTAAGCAACTGTTATGTTTTCCTCTTCTTAACGTGTTTCTTCTTTATGCTGTTTCATCGTTCAGTGTCAatcacaaaaaggaaaacggcTAGCCTTTTTCAAAAATCTTTGCTTTAAAGGGCTAAAAGCTAGAATTTTTTAAGCGGAAAAGCAATGCGCATGAATTGCGCAATCAACTTCAATGATGCATCTTTTTCTTATGTTTAAGCTTTACATTACCAAACCAAGAAGACCAAGTAATGCTAAAAACCTACCACATTGCATTCACACTTCTTGTACAAGTTTTTAAAGGCACCGACGATTGAAGAAGATCAAACGCCGTCATGCTATAGGATTTTGCGGCATCTTCTCACCCTCGTTCGTTTCTAAGACGGAAGGCGAAATTACCGGAAAACACCCAGACAAAAGTCACGGAAGAGGCATGCACACTGCCCACTTGGAAACCCGAACAGCAGAGAGCCCGAAATACTCTCTTTGGGTGTGTGTATAATGATTATCCGTAATTACGCTGATGGGGGCTAGATGTCTGTTTCCGAAAAACAACGGGCCAAAAAGGCATCGgccaaaaaagcaacaaaaagcaaaaaaatcgcCCATCGATCGGTTTTCCAGCCTGGCTGGCGAGATCGAATGTTCCTATTGGCCAACAGTTTCATCGGATGAACCCGGGCGTTTCTTGTACATTACCGCGGCTACTGATGCTAATATTACTCCTACAATTAATGGATCAATGAAAGCaagggagagaagaaaaacgaatgAGCGTTTTTCCCCCCAGAAGCATAAATAGGACCCAGGCCTTTTTAGTTTTGCCCTGGTTGAGTATCTTACGGCCAATGCAATGGGTTACAGAGATCCATAGATCGTGCTCGGGATTTTCCTTGATTCTTTCGCTAATTATGCATTTGCCACATCCCACCCCATCAGATTGGTtgtaaaatgaacaaaaaaaaaaaacatgcaccAAGCGGCATCGCAGCGCAGAGCCCTAACTGACCATTGGCTCCTCCAGAGTTGTTTTGAGCAGTTGAGCTACTAATTTGGAGCGGAATTTTGGCAAACGAAACAGCTCAATTTGCTGTAGATTTTCCAGCACAGCTCATAGTTGCCCACGGCACAGCGCACAAACGGTAGAACAGTGAATTGATTGAAAGACTTTGTTCTAGTACTTCTTAAtccgctttttttgtttaggaTTTGATTCCAGCTCAATTCTTTCGCGAGTTTGTGTTTCATCTCCACTccacaaaagaaaataatccACCCCGAGGACTCATTTAATGACGAATGGAGGAAGTTAATTTAAGAAGGGTAGAGCACCTCACAAATATTGTTCAATGTACTGAAATGATGTATGCTTCATTTCGTCTCTTCTAATGGCGCTCTGGCCGATCCGGCGCGAGCAACGTCTTCGCTCATCATAGCACCGTGTGTAAGCAGGTCAGGACGCGGGATTTGGGTGTCGATGGGAGTCGGAGGCGCTGTGGTGTAAAAGGAGTGTGCAACGAAGCAAACTAAGAAGAGGAGGTGGTCATTCACATCGCGCAAAATTTTGGCCGATGATGCTCGGAGTTTCGATCTCTCCCTCTGCTTTGGTCAGGTTTTTGGTCAGTGCTGTTGCTTGCCAATGTGCGCGAATCCGGCGCGAAAAGAGGCTGAGAAAGAAAGATTTTTAAATTGGGTggtttaaattgattttgattaGATCCGAATCGAGGTGCGCGAAATGCAGAAAATGGAGCGCTCGCACTCCCACATACCCACCGGCTGGGAGGCTCATTGGATTGGAGCAGTTTTTACTGTGTACCACCAAACCGGCGCAGCGTTATCGAACCAACTCATCCCATCCATTCGGCGTTAAAGATTGCTTTCCTTACTTTAAACATCCTCAGCAGTGGTTCTCTTTTAATTTCTGCGACCCGGAACGATGTCGATCATTATACGATGAGTGTTGCTCACCCTCTTTACGGCTTTGGGTGGTTTTAACTGCGGCTGCACCGACAGCCAACGAAAGAGTTGCGCGTCGATTGATGTTGGAAATGGATTTCATTTCCCCGGTTTTTCGACATGCCTTGACAACTTCATTTTTGTCCAGCGAGCTTTGTtcgtgctttgtttttttcggcGGATGGTGTAATGTCGAACATTAAGTTAATCGGATCTTCCGCAACAGCTTGCGCGTTTGTGCTAGCGTTTAGCAATGCTCATTTTAGGTGTTGTAGATAATGCGTGATTAACAGTGCATTTTAATGATCCATCGAACGGATGAATAAATGAACAGACGGAGGTGTCGTAACGCTTGTAATCACAAATATGGTTTGCAGCCGTGCACCACATTCTACTAATTGGCGAATG from Anopheles stephensi strain Indian chromosome 2, UCI_ANSTEP_V1.0, whole genome shotgun sequence includes the following:
- the LOC118506030 gene encoding pre-mRNA-splicing factor Syf2 codes for the protein MAETAASSSKTFAEKQAERMARLKQLHTQRNEARASNHQEVIAEHERKKLPANWEARTRQAEWLMGDLKARTEAEEKGLDYNRVKMLNVSAAEADRIDKLKAKKRNADPGFSDYEAQTARQYSRLVKAMPARDLVKYEEQKEKYGDAFYGGPNVILQGLHKDTPAAIDNMVKDLEGQIAKRKKFSRRRTHNDDADIDYINEKNARFNKKLERFYGEHTAEIKQNLERGTAI